The following DNA comes from Fervidibacillus albus.
CGTCTCTGCCACTCGATCGGCGATGTCGTTATTTTCCCAATCAAAATACCCGTTATGGGCGCCGACGATTTGAATGCCGGGATAAGTCTTTTTAAGTTTTTCGACGACATTGTCTAACGTTTCTTGTTTCGCTCCTAGTAAAAAGATTGTATACTGTTTTTCGTTGGCGATTTCCAAAAGTCCCATCATCGTATCGAATCCGGTGACTCGACCAGGAAGGGGATCATTTAATAGTTTTGCAGCCTTAACAATTCCTATTCCATCAGCGGTAATATACGTGGCTTGTTGAATCGTCTTCATAAAATTCGAATCTTGTTTCGCCTTCATTACGATTTCTGGATTAGCCGTCACAACAAATGTCCTTTTTTTTTGTTGAATACGTTCATCCAACAATTGAATAAAGGAAGACTGATCTATATTTAGAAAGGGCACGCCCATTATTTTCACGAATCTCATGCAACAATCAAACTCCTTCACTTAACTATGCTCAAATCTTGCTTTTAAAATGGAATTTACAATTTATCAATTAAATGAAAGAATAATCCACATGGTAAACTTATTTCATTTTCCAAATAAAAAACCTCTCACATAATATACCATAAATAAAAAAAGGGGGACTACCCCCCCTTTTTATTTAACAAATTCGCTATAAATCCATGCAAAATCCCAAGTTCCGTTTATTTTAAAATGAATTTTATACCATTTCCCAGTATCGTCCATAATAAATTGACCATTTTCGTCTATGACTCCGTAGACGATATCATTGTTTTCTAATTTTCCTACAATTGTCGCGTTTGTATTCGGTTTACTTCGAACATTTAAACGACCTTCATCCAATTGGATAACCAATGAATTTTTAATGGTAAAATATTCACTGTCTCCAGATACCCAGCCTTCTTTCCCGTTCACGGAAATTTTATACCAGCCGCCATTTTCACCTAAAATTGAGACGGAAGTACCTTTTGCTAACGTCTCAATGACGGTTCCCCATGGATACGTTCGGAATTTCAAATTCACCTTCGTTTCACCGATTAATCCATCCGGCACTTCAAATACGACGTATCGGTCTTCAGGATCGGGTAATGGAGAAGATGTCGGTTGATTTAAATATTCTGGAACTTCGAAGTGTAATAGCGCATTATCAATTAAATCATATGTGGAAAACATATTGTATAATCGGATTGCTTGGCTTGTTGCCCACTCGACATGGGTGGCGTATTGGTGAACGGTTGGATTATCGGGATTCCACCGCATTTTATAAAGAGTATCTTGTCCATCACTTATGTAACCGTTGCTGATAAAAGCAGCTCCACCGTTAATGGCAGCTTCTACAGTAAACCAACCCTTTTTATAGGCATATTCTGCACCGCCTTTAATCGTCGCATCCGGTGTTAGATCCGTAGGGTCTATGGCACCAATACCAAAAAAGTTATATACGATCTTTGGTTCAACTGGATCTCCATCGACCTCCGTGACTAAAACACCTTTAGCGAGGGTCGATGTCCCATTAGCGGTTTCGTGTAAAGCGTGGACAATTAAGTAAATTGGATTTAAATTATACTTTTCAGCAGCATTTAGAAAATATTGAGCTGTTCCCTTTAATGGATTTCCATCTGATTCGGGCAAAATGTCATTGTTAATCATTTTTGCATCGAATCCATCAGTGTAAGAAAGTTTTAAAAACTGGAAAAACTCTGGATCGCTAGCTGAAAAATTTCCAGGATTCAAAAAGTAGGCGACAAGTTCTTTTGATGCAGTAAAATAACCAGCCCCGTCAACTTTCGGACTGTTGTCAGCCTGCATCGATAAAACGGTGTTGAAATCATACCCGTATTCGGTTGTAGTAATGACTATTTTCTGGGAATCAGAAGAATCATTTGATTCACCAATCAAATTTAACATTCGAACAAGAACTGCAGCCACTTCTCCCCGGGTCGTATTATTTTTCGGTGCAAAAATTAATTGTCCTTTAAGATTTGTCGTTCCTCTCATGATATCCAAACTGACGATTGTTTGGACGGCAGATGTAGCCCAATCAGAAATTTGACTTTGATCGAGAAAAGTCCGTTCTATGGTTCCATCTGGAATTTGTTTCATTTCAATTACTCGTTCAACCATGACGGCAATTTCTTCTCGAGTGATGGGGTTGTCTGGTTTAAAAATGTTAGAAGGGTATCCTTTAACTAAGCCGGCTTCAGCTGCTGCAGATACTTCTTCATAATACCATTGACCAGCTTTTACATCTTTAAATGTGGGAGGATTATCACTTGCGGTTAAGTCGAGAATCCGAACTAGAAGAGCCGCAAATTGAGCACGCGTAATGTTCCCATCCGGATCGTAATTCCCTTTTCCGTCCCCTTTTAAAATACCACTGTCGATGAGCTGCCTCATTTCCGACTCAAATTGATGTCCGTCAATATCAGATTTTGCAAAGGCAGTGCCTGCAAACATTGACAACAACATCAACGTAACGATTGAGGTCAGCATTGTTCTCTTCATATTCTTTCATACCACCTCCATTCTATAATTTAAATCTACCAAAAAAAGAGGGAAAAAGATAGATTTTTTGAAATAATTTACTCGAATAATAATAAAAAGCGCGAAATTAATATAGTAAAAAAATATTCTTTAAACAAATTACCTCATGAAATTTATTTATACGTCCGAATCATTTATTTTAATTTTCCCGCCCGCTATAAATAATTTAATTTTGTAAAAAATAAATATAAATTATGAAATAACTGCAGAGGATATTAATTGTTTTTTGTAAATAAAATCGTACTTAATGAAGTTCCATAAAAAATGAAGACTCTTTTCTATCCTAAGGACAAACAGCTACCAATGGTCCCATCTATGTTTAACCAAGAAATAGTAGTTTTACCAACTAACACAAACAGGCAGACTACTAGAAACACGATGCAAGCAAACTTACTGACTCACGATGAGGTATGTCCAATTGTTTATGTAAAATACCATAATCAAATCAATTGAAAAATAGGCTGAAATTGGTAAGACTATCAAATAATCTATAAAATAAAAAAATAATATTAATATAAATATATAGAAAAGTTTAGTATAATATGGTAAATTTATTATCATAAACCAATTAGGGTTTAGGAAAAAATAAAAGAGAGGTGAAAGGTTTGAGGAGAACCAAAAAGATCTTTGTGTTAGTTGTGTTATTTGTACTAATGTTCCAATCGGTCGCTTTCGGAATGGGGACCCAAACAAACAATTCGTCTCAAGGGAAAATCTCTGTTCCAACGATAGGAACCGAAAAACCAAACGTTAAATTGTCTGAAAAGATTGAAAAAACAATGGATCCTGATGAAGAGATCCGAATCATCGTAGAGTTGGATAAAGAGCCAGCGATTACGGAGGCTACGAAGAAAGGAGTGTTGTATAAGGAGCTTTCTGAATCAGTACGAGATAATCTTGAAGCGACTATAGAAAAGGAACAAACAAATGTAACGAAAACCATTCAATCTGTTGTTCCAGGTGCCGAAGTATTGGAACAATTTACGACGGTTTTTAACGGCTTTTCTATGGAAGTGAAAGCAAAAGATGTGGAAAAAATTGAAGAAATCTCAGGTGTAAAAGCTGTTTATGAATCGGTTGAATATGAACGGCCGGAAGAAACTCCGGAAATGATCAGTTCCAAGGATATCATTGAAGCAAGACAAGTATGGAATGATTATGGGTATGACGGAGAAGGAATGGTCGTCGGTATTATTGATACAGGAATCGATTATACCCATAAAGATATGGTCTTAACGAATCCGGAGAATGCAAGTTTAACAGAAGATTATGTAAATGGATTACTTGATGATGGAACGATTGCTGCAGGGAAGTATTTTACAAGTAAAGTTCCATTCGGCTACAACTACATGGATAAAAATGATGAAATTCGAGACTTAGGTCCAAATGCCACTATGCATGGCATGCACGTTGCAGGTACAGTTGGAGCCAACGGAGATGAAGAAAATGGTGGCATTAAAGGGGTAGCACCGGAAGTACAGCTTTTGGCATTAAAGGTTTTCGGAAATGATCCTGTATTCGGTTCTACATATGATGATATTTATGTAAAAGCAATTGACGATGCTATTAAGCTTGACGCTGATGTTTTGAATCTTTCTTTAGGATCACCAGCAGGGTTTGTTGATGAGACTTCACCGTCACAACAAGCGATAAAAAATGCTTCAGATAATGGAATTCTCGTCTCTATATCAGCAGGAAATGAAAATATGTACGGTGACGGATATTTTTATCCATATGCTTCCAACCCGGATTACGGATTAGTCGGTTCACCGAGTGTGGCAAATGAATCCCTTTCTGTCGCATCCTTCGAAAATGATACGATTACAACAAGTAAACTTGAATATGCCATTGCCGATGAAGAATCCGGTAGTGCACCATTCCTAAATGCGAACGATATGGAACTCACTTTAGGTGAAAGTATTGAACTCGTATATGCGGGTCTCGGAAAACCTGAGGACTTTGAAGGAAAAGATTTTGAAGGAAAATTCGCACTCATTCAGCGTGGAGAACTTGCCTTTGTCGACAAAACATTAAACGCCCAAGCGGCTGGTGCATCTGGTGTTATTATATTTAACAATACGGATGGCGTCGTGAACATGGCGACGGATGCTTCAATCGTTATTCCTCAATTGTTTATGTTAAAAAGTGATGGAGATAAATTGGCTGCCGCATTGGAAGAAGGAAAATCTGTCACTGTCACATTTACTGATGAAACGACGATGGTTCCAAGTGATACTGCAGGATTAATGAGCGATTTCACATCATGGGGACTTACACCAGACCTTGAATTCAAACCAGAAATTACAGCACCTGGAGGAAATATTTATTCAACACTTAATGACGACCAGTACGGAATGATGAGTGGTACGTCGATGGCTGCACCACACGTATCGGGTGGATCTGCCCTCGTAATGGAAAAAGTTAAGGAAGATTTTGGACTAACCGGTTCCGAATTAGTTGAGAGAACCAAACAACTTTTAATGAATACGGCAAAACCGGTTGAATTTGATGGTGCTTACGTTTCACCTCGTCGACAAGGTGCAGGGCTTATGCAACTTCATGCTGCACTATCTACACCGGCCATTGTAACGGACGCTACAACAGGAGAAGCAAAAGTTGCGTTAAAAGAAATCACCGATAACGTAGTTACATTCCAACTCAAGGTCGATAACTTATCTGATGAAGACCTCACCTATGAAGTAACTGGAACTGCACAAACGGATGCACCGGTGAATGCTGGAGATTACTTTGTTACTTTACCTAATGATTTTGGAGCAATCACCCTTTCAGATACCGTAACGGTAAATGGTGAAACGACGACAACTATTGAAGTACCTGCTAACGGTTCAACAACATTTGATGTCACAATCGATGTAACGGATTGGGATGACACCTTTTTATACTATTTCGAAAACGGCTACTGGTTAGATGGTTTCGTCACGTTGACGGATCCGACCGATACGAATCCGGAATTAACTGTCCCATTTGTTGGATTTAAAGGTGATTGGGATGCAGCACCAATCTTTGACTATTATGCATGGGATCCGATGACGTATTGGGGAATGACCTTCTTAGTAGATGATTTGGGTTATATTATCAATGGTGGCGTTTTTGAAGAAGATTTTAATCCAGAACGCTTTGCATTTTCTCCGAATGATGATGGTCAATTTGACATGGCAGTACCAATTTTCTCTTTATTCAGAAATGTTAAGGAATTGAAGGTGTCTGTACTGGACGAAGAAGGAAATACTCTACGGACCATTCGAACGGAGAAAAACTATAGGAAAACCTACTCCAATATCACTTCATACCCATATGTGTATGACAATGATTTCGGATGGGATGGATATATCGATGGCGAATTGGCGCCTGAAGGCAATTATATTGTTGAAGTCAGTGGTGTCATTGACTATGAAGGTGCCGAATGGCAAAGCATCCAATTCCCTGTAAAAGTCGATTACACCGCACCTGAAGCGAATGTCGAATTTGATCTTGATACAAATACCGTATCGATTTCCGATGTTGTCGATGAAGGCAGTGGTGCAGACTATTGGGAAGTATATGTGAATGGATATTACTATGATTACTACCCAATGACCGAAACAGAAGTTCAATTAGATGGCATCGAAGAGAAAGATCAAATTACAGTCGTCGTTTGGGATACTGCTTTAAATCATTCTGAGTATAACTTCACAATACCTGGTGAAGATGAAGCAGATAGCCCAATCATCTATGTATACTCACCGAATCATTATGATGGATTTTCTGATTCCGAAGTATATGTATATGGATCGGTAGAAGATGATTCCAATATCACTTCTTTAACAATCAATGGTGAAGAAGCGGATTATTTTGATGGTGAATTTTTCGACCACGTATTAACCCTTGAAGACGGCGTACAGGATGTTGTTGTCAAAGCCGTTGATGAACACGGAAATGAAAGCCAGATTGTTCGGACAGTTCTCGTTGATACAGAAGATCCGAGCATTGAAGTTGGTTCATTCCCATCGTTAACGGGGGACGAAAAAATTACCGTACCTGTTACCATCAAAGATAATTTCGATGACATTCGCTTGTATGTAAATGGTGACGAGAAATTTGTTCATGAACTCAGCGAACCTCTTGATATGGTTGAGTATAACGAAACGATTGATCTTGAACTTGATTTAGTCGATGGAACAAATACATTAACGTTAGAAGTAACTGACGTCGTTGGAAATCAAACGGAGCAAGTTATTGAAATTGAAAAACTGGAATCTGCTGAAAATGTCGTCGTAGCAGACGAAGTATCAGTCATTGAACAATCGGAAGATCAAAATGTAGATGAAGTGGTTGTAGAAGTCCCTGAACTGACAGACCAACTAAGTGAGATGAATGTAATAGTATCACAACCGGCATTGAAGGCAGTTTCTGATTCAGGAAAATCACTAGTAGTTAAATCCGGCGCTTTAGAAACGGAATTTGGAAATTCGGTAATTACCGATTTGCAAACATCAGATATCGTAACATTCTCCCTTGCATTAGCAGCAGACACTGATGTTGAAACCGATGGATCGGTCGTTTCCGATGTATATGAATTTTCTGTTGTATCAGAAACTGATGATGTTCAAACTGAAGTGAATGAGTTTGAAGAACCTGTTAAACTCACTGTTCCGGTGACTGAAGCAGTTAATGATTCGCGTAAAGCTGCCGCATATTATGTGACTGAGGACGGTTTAGAATATGCAGGTGGTAAATATGATGAAGGAACATTTAAATTCAGTACTTACCACTTCTCTCAATTCGTAATCATTGAACGGGATCAAAGCTTCGATGATGTAAAAGATCATTGGGCGAAAGATGAGGTCGAAGTACTGGCTTCTCGGATGATTACGAATGGACAATCGGAAACGGAATTTAACCCAGAAGGAAAAGTCACACGTGCTGAATTTGCTGTCCTTCTTGCACGCGCATTAAAATTACCGACTGAATCTTATGAAGGAATATTTACTGACGTATCCGAAGATCTCGATTGGGCTTATTCGGGCATTGAAGCAGCATATAGAGCAGGTATTGTAAAAGGCGTTTCTGAAGAAGAATTTGCACCGAATGAAGAAATTACCCGTGAACAAATGGCTGTTATGATTATCCGTGCCATTGAATATGCCAATTCCGAACTTCTGGACGGTTTAGATACGAGCAAAGCATTTGCGGACGAAGATCAAATTAGTTCCTATGCACTAGAAGATGTGAGACAAGCTGCTTCTCTCGGAATCGTTGAAGGCCGTGGACAAAATAAATTCGAACCGAAGGAAGATGCAACGAGAGCAGAAGCAGCAGTCATGATTTACCGTTTGTTAGATGTTTTGGAAGAACTTTAATTCGGTGAGCAATCTATGTAAATATTTGAAAGAAAAAAGTTCAACGGTAAATTCAACCTAATTTTCATTAGAAAACTTGAACAGCATCTGTCCACTCCTCAAAAAACTTTTCGTTTGATTTCAAAGGAGTGTTCAGATGCTCGTTTTTTGATCTAATAATCTCTAATATTAATTCCAACGAATGTTTTTTCTGGACGATTTTTAACCATAAAAAAAGAAAAGAAATTGATAAGATGGATGGCAATTTACGATCATTACTGGTTGGCGTTGGTTAATAGCATAGAAAAGCAAATACTTATCGATTTTTAAATGTTCATTTGTGTTTTCACTATGAAATAAAAGAGATTCTAACAATACATAATGGTAAAATATTGAAATGTAAACGCTGCCGAAAAATTTCTGTAAACTGTTTATAAATTCAAAAATTAGCGCTTACTCTCGCAGTTCCTTTCGTTGTAGTTAGGAAAGGAGATTCATTGATGATGATGGTTCTTATGAATCTTCCAATTTATCTAGAAATGGGGGTGTTTTAAATGGGAAAGCGAAATACATTTTTTATCATAATTATCATAATAGTCTTAGGTTTGTCTACAATCTACTTCCTTCTAAATAAGAGATTATTCCAAACTGCACCAACAATAACGGAAGACTTAACTACCGTACAAAATGAACAACCTGAACCTTTAGGACAATTCGAAGAAAAGTACGATGTAATTGTGATTGGTGGGGAGCCAGAGGGAGTGGCTGCGGCCGTTTCAGCAGCAAGAAACGGTGCAAAAACACTCCTTATTGAAAAGCGAGAGGAATTGGGCGGTCTTTTCACATACGGGATGTTGAACTTTCTCGATATTCCCCAAGGAGCTGACGGAAAATCGGTTAGTAGAGGGATTTTTGAAGAATGGCACCAAATGGTCGGGTCGGGTACTTCCTTTGGTATTCCTGAAGCAAAAGCAGCATTTAAACTCCTTGTCGATCAAGAGGAAAACCTCACTTTAACGACAGAAACAGAAGTCGTTAAAGCGCATGTGAATAATAATCGAGTTGAAGGAGTCACGATTCGAAATCGTTATGGGGAGCTTGAAATCGGTGGAGAAACCTTTATCGACGCGACCCAAGATGCGGATTTTTCTGTGATGACCGGCGCACCTTACTTTCTCGGTGGTGAAGATATCGGCTTGAAAGACAAAAAAATGTCCGTAACACTCATCATCCATTTAAAAAATGTCGATTGGGAAGGGATTAAAGAGACGATAAAATCGGAAAAATTCGGTTATGCACGGATAAAAGATGATGCAGCTTGGGGCTTTTCAAAACTACATACCGCTTATAAACCGGTGGAAGAAAATACGCGACTTCGTGGGTTGAATTTGGCAAAAGTCGGTGATGAATATTTTATTAACGCCCTTCAAATTTTTGGAGTAGATGGTTTAGATGAGAACTCGAAAAGAGAAGCCATTGAAAAGGGAAAACGGGAAACGGAACATATTTTGGCTTATTTAAAAGAAGAGTTTCCTGGCTTTGAAAACGCGGAAATTGCAAGTTTCCCAACCGAACTTTACATAAGAGAAACGAGACATATCATATCTGAACATCAACTTCCGATGTCCGACGTTTGGACGAATCGCGACCATTGGGATGCAATTGCCTACGGAGCCTATCCCGTCGATATTCAAGCTCAAACGCCGGATGATTATGGATATGTTATGGCAAATCCAAAACAGTATGCTATCCCTTTCCGTAGTCTAATCCCGAAACAAATCGATGGATTACTCGTCGTTGGACGTTCTTCTGGTTATTCTTCCCTCGCTGCAGGAAGCGCTCGGATCGTTCCCACGGGGATGACAACTGGAGAAGCGGCGGGTGTGGCTGCAGCTATTGCGGTGGAAAATAATGTCACATTCCGTCAAATGAGTCAAAATCAAGAGCTTGTCCAATTGCTCCAAAAAAAACTTGAAAAACAAAACGCTTATCAGAAACCCACGGACACGACTTATCCTTATCAAGGGGAATGGTTTGATGAGTCGATACAATTTTTAATCGATTACGGGCTGGTTTACGGTGGATATGATAACGATTTACAAGTTGACGAAAAGACAAGTTTTCATAGTTTTATTAATTTGTTAAGTAACGGATTTTCCCGTATGAGAGCATCCATCCCAGAAGAAATTTTTAGCAGATTCGTGGAGAAAAGTTCAGGTATTTTTGCTGAAAAAGATCATCCAGTGACGAGAGAGGATCTTGCAACGTTTTTAGTAATTGTCCTATTCGGTGAGGAAAAAGGGGATTCATCTCTAGATCATTGGGGGGTACTTCTCGAAGAAAGAATCGTGAACGAACAAATCGCAAATCATATCTCGGCAGATGCACATTTGACGAAAAAAGAAATGTTCGCTATCACAGCATCGGTATTGAGTAATTTCAACTAATCCAAAATATAAATGATGTTCCGATTTTTAAAAAATATAACTTTTTATTATGGTAGAATGTGATATAATTTAATAAAATTTAACACTTGATGAACATATAAATAATAATGTATTGTAAAATAAACATAGTTAATAAATAATTTACAATAGGTCATGTATGGTTCTTTATCTACAAAATTTACCAATAATAGTTCTGCAAAATACTTCGTTGTAAAAATATGACATAAAGACATTTGTGACTCGTGCGTGTTCTAATTAAAAAAGAAAGGGTGAATAGCATGAGAAAAGTAATTACGTACGGAACTTATGATTTACTCCATTATGGACACGTGAACTTACTTCGGAGAGCAAAAGAATATGGCGATTATTTGATTGTCGGCCTTTCTACGGATGAATTTAATGCTTTGAAAAACAAAAAGGCAAAATATAGTTACGAACACCGGAAAATGATTTTAGAAGCGATTCGTTACGTGGACGAGGTGATTCCTGAAAAAACGTGGGAGCAAAAAAAGGACGACATTATCAAACATAACGTTGATTGTTTTGTAATGGGAGACGACTGGGAAGGGAAATTCGATGACTTAAAGGAGTATTGTGAGGTCATTTACTTGCCAAGAACTATTGGTATCTCGACAACAAAAATTAAAAAGGATTTATTATCGGTAAAAAATGTATAAAAAATCGCCTTTTCGAGAGTTCTTAATCGAGCTATATTTAATCTTTCACAAATGTCTATTCTTTTTCTTTAAAAACATCCGCTTAACAAATAAAATTGTCTTCGTTTCCAGCTTTAAAGAAAATAATATTTATATATATAAAGAATTGAAGCGGGAACATTATGATGGAGAGATTGTTTTTTTATGTAAAAAAAATGTTTATAATGCCATTCGGAAATCTGTCACAGACCCGGTCTACAAAATTGAGACGGGGAGAATTTGGGACGAAGTAATGGCTGCGTACCATTTAATGACGGCGAAAAAAATTATCGTGGATAATTACTACGGTTTTCTTGCGGTTGCTCCGATAAAAAAAGAAGTAGAATGCATTCAAATTTGGCATGCGGCAGGGGCGATCAAAAAATTTGGTTTAACGGATCACGCCACGAAGACGAGAAGTAAAAGGGCGAAACATCGGTTTTTGCAAGTTTATGGAAAATTTGACAAGGTGGTTGTGAACTCTGATGCATTTGCCAAAATGTTCGAAGCGGCTTTCCATTTAAAAGAAAGTCAATTTCTTCCCATTGGATTCCCGCGAACGGACTTCTTTTTCAATGAATCGAAAATAAAGGAAAAAGCAAGTAAATTTCATAAAAAATATTCGATGTATCAAAAGAAAAAAATCATTTTATATGCGCCAACCTTTCGTCCGAATCATGAGGATAATGTTTTAAATTTGGACATACCATTACTTTATGAAAAACTCCACGATGAATATGTTCTTTTTATTCGAATGCATCCGTCCGTTACAATGTACGAACATGTGTTAACTGGATACGAAGATTTCGCAATTGATTTTTCAAAAAAAGCGAGCATTAATGAACTATTGGTCGTTTCTGATATACTAATTACGGATTATTCATCGATTCCCTTTGAATATGTATTGTTAAAAAAACCAATGATCTTTTATCCGTACGATTTAGCAAACTATGAACAAAATCCAGGAATTTGGGAACCGTATGAAGAAATGGTTCCCGGCCCAATAGCATATAATACAGTTGATATTATTGATTTGATTGAAAAAAATCAATTTAACGAAGAAATTTATGAATCTTTCAACAAGAAATGGAATGCATACACCACAGGAAATTCATCACAAAAATTTGTGCAATATTTGCTGAGGGGAGACAATCCATGTGAACGATCTAAACAAGAAGACACTATCCACCATTCAGTTTAACGATATATGCTACATTTTCAAGTATTCGTCACAGGACTGTTCAAACTATGAAAATTAACGCTATTCCAACCAATAACGAAGAAAGGATAAATTTTCCCTTTAACGGAATAGAATGGAGATTTCGTTTTTGGGTTCTTTTTTCATGCATTCTAATGAAATCGTCAGTTTCGATTAACGAAATTTAATAATGAATAAGGTGGTGCCATCATGATTTATGCCGAAATTCTAGCTGGTGGGATTGGAAAACGGATGGGCAATGTAAATATGCCAAAGCAATATCTACTATTAAATGATAAACCAATTATCATTCATACGATTGAGAAGTTTTTACTATTTCCTGATTTCAATAAAATACTTGTCGTAGTTCCTAAGGATTGGATAACTTATA
Coding sequences within:
- the tagD gene encoding glycerol-3-phosphate cytidylyltransferase; its protein translation is MRKVITYGTYDLLHYGHVNLLRRAKEYGDYLIVGLSTDEFNALKNKKAKYSYEHRKMILEAIRYVDEVIPEKTWEQKKDDIIKHNVDCFVMGDDWEGKFDDLKEYCEVIYLPRTIGISTTKIKKDLLSVKNV
- a CDS encoding CDP-glycerol glycerophosphotransferase family protein; translated protein: MYKKSPFREFLIELYLIFHKCLFFFFKNIRLTNKIVFVSSFKENNIYIYKELKREHYDGEIVFLCKKNVYNAIRKSVTDPVYKIETGRIWDEVMAAYHLMTAKKIIVDNYYGFLAVAPIKKEVECIQIWHAAGAIKKFGLTDHATKTRSKRAKHRFLQVYGKFDKVVVNSDAFAKMFEAAFHLKESQFLPIGFPRTDFFFNESKIKEKASKFHKKYSMYQKKKIILYAPTFRPNHEDNVLNLDIPLLYEKLHDEYVLFIRMHPSVTMYEHVLTGYEDFAIDFSKKASINELLVVSDILITDYSSIPFEYVLLKKPMIFYPYDLANYEQNPGIWEPYEEMVPGPIAYNTVDIIDLIEKNQFNEEIYESFNKKWNAYTTGNSSQKFVQYLLRGDNPCERSKQEDTIHHSV